In one Echinicola marina genomic region, the following are encoded:
- the guaA gene encoding glutamine-hydrolyzing GMP synthase, with product MAEQILILDFGSQYTQLIARRVRELDVYCEIHPFNNIPEITPDIKGVILSGSPCSVRDEGAPDLDLDQFRGKLPLLGVCYGSQLLAQKYGGTVLPSEIREYGRANLSYIDKHVDLFHEVSYDSQVWMSHGDTIKELPEGFDVISSTPSVKVAAFKVKDEDTYGIQFHPEVTHSLEGKNLLRNFVVQICGCSQDWTSDIFIDSTIEGLKEKLGEDKVVMGLSGGVDSSVAAILIHKAIGDHLTCVFVDNGLLRKNEYEEVLESYKDLGLNVIGVDAKQRFYDSLKGKTDPEDKRKAIGNTFIEVFDDEAHKIEGVKWLGQGTIYPDVIESVSVNGPSATIKSHHNVGGLPDFMKLKVVEPLNTLFKDGVRAVGRALEIPEAIIGRHPFPGPGLAIRILGDITEEKVATLQEVDHIFIKGLKDHGLYDEVWQAGAILLPVQSVGVMGDERTYEKVVALRAVSSVDGMTADWVHLPYEFLGLISNEIINKVKGVNRVVYDISSKPPATIEWE from the coding sequence ATGGCAGAACAGATATTAATCCTAGATTTTGGTTCGCAGTATACGCAGCTTATAGCCAGAAGAGTAAGAGAACTCGATGTGTACTGTGAAATTCATCCATTCAATAACATCCCAGAAATTACTCCAGATATAAAAGGAGTTATATTGTCCGGCAGTCCTTGTTCGGTTAGGGATGAAGGGGCTCCAGATTTGGACCTCGATCAATTCCGTGGAAAACTTCCTTTGTTGGGTGTATGTTATGGGTCCCAGTTATTGGCTCAGAAATATGGTGGGACTGTACTGCCTTCTGAGATCAGAGAATACGGCCGGGCAAATCTAAGTTATATAGATAAGCACGTAGATTTGTTCCATGAAGTATCCTATGATTCGCAAGTATGGATGTCTCATGGGGATACCATTAAGGAATTACCTGAGGGATTTGATGTTATCTCCAGTACTCCTTCAGTAAAGGTGGCTGCCTTTAAAGTGAAAGATGAAGACACTTATGGTATTCAATTTCACCCTGAAGTAACCCATTCCTTGGAAGGCAAGAACTTGTTGAGGAATTTTGTGGTCCAAATTTGTGGATGCAGTCAGGATTGGACATCAGATATTTTTATTGATTCCACCATAGAAGGCCTAAAAGAGAAGTTGGGAGAGGATAAAGTAGTGATGGGATTGTCTGGAGGAGTGGATTCATCAGTTGCTGCGATTTTGATTCATAAAGCCATTGGAGATCATCTTACTTGTGTTTTTGTAGATAATGGTTTGCTCAGGAAAAATGAATATGAAGAGGTATTGGAGTCCTACAAAGATCTTGGCTTGAACGTGATTGGAGTAGATGCCAAACAGCGATTTTATGATTCCTTGAAAGGCAAGACAGATCCTGAAGATAAACGTAAGGCCATCGGAAATACATTTATTGAAGTATTTGACGATGAGGCACACAAAATAGAGGGCGTTAAATGGTTAGGGCAAGGAACCATCTATCCGGACGTGATTGAGTCTGTGTCTGTCAATGGACCTTCGGCAACCATCAAATCTCACCATAATGTGGGAGGCTTGCCTGACTTCATGAAGTTAAAAGTGGTTGAGCCATTAAATACTTTATTTAAAGATGGCGTAAGAGCTGTAGGAAGAGCTTTGGAGATCCCAGAAGCAATTATCGGAAGACATCCGTTCCCTGGTCCTGGTTTGGCAATTAGGATTTTAGGTGATATTACTGAAGAGAAAGTAGCGACCCTTCAAGAGGTGGATCATATTTTCATCAAGGGTCTGAAGGATCATGGCCTATATGATGAAGTTTGGCAAGCTGGTGCTATTTTATTGCCAGTACAATCTGTAGGGGTAATGGGAGATGAACGGACTTATGAAAAGGTGGTTGCGCTGAGAGCAGTATCCTCAGTGGATGGTATGACAGCAGATTGGGTGCATTTGCCTTATGAATTCTTGGGTTTGATATCCAATGAAATAATAAATAAAGTAAAAGGAGTGAATAGAGTTGTTTATGATATCAGCTCTAAGCCACCTGCCACCATTGAGTGGGAATAA
- a CDS encoding Gfo/Idh/MocA family protein, with protein sequence MSNNRRDFLKLSGLAGMGLVGAGMSGFTQAEMDNVLKQSKRKANQRFNMSGYAAPKLDVVRVGFIGLGMRGPGHVERMSKIQGVEIKGICDLVPEKVDKMKEKLKGTPHNPDTYSGSAYAWKEMVDRDDIDLIFILTPWDWHVPMAVYAMESDKHVAIEVPAATTLEGCWELVETSERTKKHCMMMENCCYDFFEMMTLNMARDGFFGDIVHGEGAYLHDLLGLNFSKTGYEDMWRLKENFRNGNLYATHGLGPICQIMDINRGDQMDYLTSLSSNDFMMKKHAQELAEEDNFFASYAEEDYRGNMNTTIVKTKKGRSIMIQHDVTSPRPYSRIHLVSGTKGIARKWPKEGVATGHRWFTEEQMNDLKEKYTPEITKKVGEMAKKIGGHGGMDFMMTWRLVDCLRNGLPLDQDVYDAALWSAISPLSEWSVANRATSIDVPDFTGGAWKTNTPVSITLEGGGNTKVRV encoded by the coding sequence ATGAGCAATAATAGAAGAGACTTTCTTAAGCTGTCTGGATTGGCAGGCATGGGGTTGGTAGGAGCAGGTATGAGTGGCTTCACTCAAGCCGAAATGGATAATGTATTAAAACAAAGCAAAAGAAAAGCAAACCAGCGTTTCAATATGTCTGGTTATGCCGCTCCAAAACTAGATGTAGTTCGCGTAGGATTCATTGGTTTGGGGATGCGTGGTCCAGGTCACGTAGAGCGAATGAGCAAAATACAAGGTGTTGAGATAAAGGGTATTTGTGACCTTGTTCCTGAGAAGGTGGACAAGATGAAGGAAAAGTTAAAAGGAACGCCTCACAATCCTGATACTTATTCAGGGTCAGCATATGCATGGAAAGAAATGGTGGACAGAGATGACATCGATTTGATCTTCATCCTTACTCCATGGGATTGGCACGTACCAATGGCCGTATATGCCATGGAATCAGATAAACACGTTGCTATTGAGGTTCCTGCTGCGACTACTTTGGAAGGATGCTGGGAATTGGTGGAGACTTCTGAGCGCACTAAGAAGCACTGCATGATGATGGAGAACTGTTGCTATGACTTCTTCGAAATGATGACCTTGAATATGGCCAGAGATGGTTTCTTTGGAGATATCGTGCATGGGGAAGGCGCTTACTTACATGACTTGCTAGGATTGAACTTCAGCAAAACTGGTTATGAGGATATGTGGAGGTTAAAGGAAAACTTCCGAAATGGTAACCTTTATGCTACTCATGGATTGGGACCAATCTGTCAGATCATGGACATCAACAGAGGTGACCAAATGGATTATTTGACTTCCTTGTCAAGTAATGACTTCATGATGAAGAAGCATGCCCAGGAACTAGCTGAAGAGGATAATTTCTTTGCTTCTTATGCAGAAGAGGATTACAGAGGAAATATGAACACCACTATTGTGAAAACCAAGAAAGGGCGTTCTATCATGATCCAGCATGATGTGACTTCTCCAAGACCATATTCAAGAATCCATTTGGTAAGCGGTACCAAGGGGATTGCTAGAAAATGGCCAAAAGAAGGTGTCGCTACTGGACATAGGTGGTTTACAGAGGAACAAATGAATGACCTGAAGGAAAAATATACTCCAGAAATCACCAAGAAAGTGGGTGAAATGGCCAAGAAAATCGGAGGTCACGGAGGTATGGACTTTATGATGACATGGAGATTGGTGGATTGTCTTAGGAATGGACTTCCGTTGGATCAAGATGTTTATGATGCAGCCCTTTGGAGTGCTATTTCTCCATTGTCTGAATGGTCTGTAGCCAATAGAGCTACCTCTATTGATGTGCCAGACTTTACTGGTGGAGCTTGGAAAACCAATACGCCAGTTAGCATTACCCTAGAAGGTGGAGGAAATACCAAAGTAAGGGTTTAA
- a CDS encoding amidohydrolase family protein, with translation MIRPFIDAHVHLNTTSTQKMEKALAHGVSFLSIITEIPFFDSIEGQEQVIKELDKKYPNQIKYITSFSTENWGESDWADKAIAQIQRGLDNGAVGVKIWKNIGMDLQDKDGRFIMIDDESLAPIFKYLEENEILLIGHQGEPRNCWLPLEEMTVDSDRNYFQGHPEYHMYLHPEYPSYMAQMDARDNMLEKYPKLNFVGLHLLSMEYSIDEVSKRMDKYPNLLTDLAERVCHLQLQSKERWEDVRNFMIKYQDRIIYGTDVIDDGSFGEQGVADRLEHLWKFHWDFFATEKELEAPEFSGTFKGLALPEEVLEKIFYSNAARIYRFGQ, from the coding sequence ATGATACGCCCCTTTATTGACGCCCACGTACATCTGAACACTACTTCCACCCAAAAAATGGAAAAAGCGTTAGCGCATGGGGTATCGTTTCTTTCCATTATTACTGAGATTCCTTTTTTTGATTCTATTGAGGGACAAGAGCAGGTGATAAAGGAATTGGATAAAAAGTATCCCAATCAGATCAAATATATCACATCCTTCTCCACAGAGAATTGGGGTGAGTCTGATTGGGCTGATAAGGCCATTGCACAAATTCAAAGAGGTCTGGACAATGGTGCCGTTGGAGTAAAAATCTGGAAAAATATCGGGATGGACTTACAGGATAAAGATGGTAGGTTTATCATGATCGATGATGAAAGTTTAGCGCCTATATTCAAGTACTTGGAAGAAAATGAGATTCTTTTGATAGGTCATCAAGGGGAGCCTAGAAATTGCTGGTTGCCATTGGAAGAAATGACTGTTGATTCGGATAGGAATTATTTTCAGGGTCATCCAGAATATCACATGTACCTTCATCCAGAATATCCTTCCTATATGGCGCAAATGGATGCTAGGGATAATATGCTGGAAAAGTATCCGAAGCTTAATTTTGTGGGGCTTCACTTGCTAAGTATGGAATACAGCATTGATGAAGTAAGTAAGCGAATGGATAAATATCCTAACTTGCTCACAGACTTGGCAGAAAGAGTTTGTCATTTGCAATTGCAATCCAAGGAGAGATGGGAAGATGTGAGAAACTTCATGATCAAGTATCAGGACAGGATCATTTATGGAACGGATGTAATTGATGATGGGTCTTTTGGAGAGCAAGGTGTAGCAGATAGGCTGGAGCATTTGTGGAAATTCCACTGGGACTTCTTTGCAACGGAAAAGGAATTGGAAGCTCCTGAATTTTCAGGGACTTTTAAAGGACTAGCTTTGCCTGAGGAAGTTTTGGAAAAGATATTTTATTCCAATGCCGCAAGGATTTATCGATTTGGTCAGTAG
- a CDS encoding class II fructose-bisphosphate aldolase translates to MKIKDQLREFTTKKRGLLATNFYNLETLQGVLKAASALDEPIILQLTQSSIDYMGLNTAVAMGRAALEQYGVKGWIHLDHGGSVELAQACLDAGFDSVMIDGSELPFEENVKITQEVVKRAHKYGAHVEAELGYVAKLGQSHEHQGFTTAEEASTFVEQTGVDALAISIGTAHGFYKEEPKLQFDLLTEIAAATPATLVLHGSSGVPEAQLREAISKGICKVNLATEIKNIFMKTLQQLLKENEEIDLRKVFPKATESVTGLVTKKLEIMKNEQ, encoded by the coding sequence ATGAAAATAAAAGATCAATTAAGAGAGTTTACCACTAAGAAACGTGGCCTTTTAGCAACTAACTTCTACAACCTTGAAACCCTTCAGGGAGTATTGAAGGCCGCTTCAGCTTTGGACGAACCTATTATTCTTCAGTTGACCCAAAGTTCAATTGATTATATGGGCTTAAATACTGCCGTTGCCATGGGTAGAGCGGCATTGGAGCAATATGGAGTGAAAGGATGGATTCACCTTGACCATGGAGGATCAGTAGAATTGGCTCAGGCTTGTTTGGATGCTGGTTTTGATTCTGTGATGATCGATGGTAGTGAATTGCCTTTTGAGGAAAATGTGAAAATCACCCAAGAAGTAGTAAAAAGAGCCCATAAATATGGAGCGCATGTAGAGGCAGAATTGGGATATGTGGCTAAGTTAGGTCAGTCTCATGAGCACCAAGGCTTTACTACAGCGGAAGAGGCAAGCACTTTTGTGGAGCAAACAGGAGTAGATGCTTTGGCCATTTCAATTGGTACTGCCCATGGATTCTATAAAGAAGAACCTAAATTGCAGTTTGACTTATTGACTGAGATTGCAGCTGCTACACCAGCAACTTTGGTATTGCACGGTAGTTCTGGGGTGCCTGAGGCCCAATTGAGAGAGGCTATTTCTAAAGGTATCTGTAAGGTGAATCTTGCTACTGAAATCAAAAATATCTTCATGAAAACACTTCAGCAATTGTTGAAAGAAAATGAGGAGATCGACCTTAGAAAGGTGTTTCCTAAGGCTACAGAATCGGTTACCGGTTTGGTAACTAAGAAGTTGGAAATAATGAAAAACGAACAGTAA
- a CDS encoding carbohydrate kinase family protein, translated as MHKKDLLVVGELNIDLILNQIKGFPEMGSEKVAEKMDVTLGSSSAIFASNIATLGIETSFCGKVGNDDFGQFVCETLKNKQVGVEHISVSKAFKTGLTVVMNYDQDRANVTYCGAMEDLTIEDIPWEKASEYKHFHLSNYFLQKGIQKDITEIFKKAKEAGMSTSLDLQVDPDDQWDFDYKSCLPYVDIFLPNESELLSLTGKTEIDEALAELKDHANIIALKMGIKGGLVYQKGEIIKAEPYINDQFVDAIGAGDSFNAGFICKFLQGNTWEECLKFANLTGALNTTAAGGTGAFDNMENLKSRAKSILNQEI; from the coding sequence TTTAGTAGTAGGTGAACTGAATATAGATTTGATCCTAAATCAAATCAAAGGATTTCCTGAAATGGGTTCCGAAAAGGTAGCCGAGAAGATGGATGTGACTTTGGGGAGTTCTTCTGCCATATTTGCCTCCAATATAGCTACCCTGGGAATTGAGACTTCCTTTTGCGGAAAAGTAGGAAATGATGATTTCGGTCAGTTTGTGTGTGAAACTTTAAAGAACAAACAAGTCGGAGTGGAGCATATTTCGGTTTCCAAAGCGTTCAAGACGGGCTTGACAGTAGTGATGAATTATGATCAGGACAGAGCGAATGTGACTTATTGTGGGGCTATGGAAGATTTGACCATTGAAGACATTCCTTGGGAAAAGGCATCGGAGTACAAGCATTTTCATTTGTCCAATTACTTTCTTCAAAAGGGAATTCAAAAAGATATCACTGAGATCTTTAAAAAGGCCAAAGAAGCAGGGATGAGCACTTCACTGGATCTTCAAGTAGATCCGGATGACCAGTGGGATTTTGACTATAAGTCCTGTTTGCCTTATGTGGATATATTTCTACCGAATGAATCAGAGTTGCTTTCTCTTACAGGAAAGACTGAAATAGATGAAGCCTTGGCAGAGCTGAAGGACCATGCCAATATTATAGCCCTAAAGATGGGGATAAAAGGAGGACTGGTTTATCAAAAAGGGGAGATTATCAAGGCAGAACCTTATATCAATGATCAATTTGTTGATGCTATTGGAGCTGGGGATAGTTTCAATGCAGGCTTTATCTGTAAGTTTCTACAGGGAAATACCTGGGAAGAATGCCTGAAGTTTGCCAATCTGACCGGTGCACTCAATACTACTGCGGCGGGAGGAACCGGTGCTTTTGATAATATGGAAAACTTAAAAAGTAGGGCCAAGAGTATTTTAAATCAAGAAATCTAA